One genomic region from Xenopus laevis strain J_2021 chromosome 2L, Xenopus_laevis_v10.1, whole genome shotgun sequence encodes:
- the pimreg.L gene encoding PICALM interacting mitotic regulator L homeolog isoform X1: protein MSSLLQSGRWRNHSILENLDELDSPRPDKFKKMPSSSSLNTLRMTLRKRMPLKEVKTNINTMPNWDNVPAMKKQRSLQSMTVTAKSVFGAMTQKITKTRQTKTPYLLASPEQVKASKRQNRTPGSGKKGNTPRKSNTPKKRGTPRRSHHRLRDDASPSVQFTPKSSKISPHSSRRPSSSQWKSFSNLVGKDKLPLRRSSRAAALRSPYSSPVAVITRRQFDKDLEAISTGIRQLKRLSRVFDDAILKEERKEAILNYHSLMANNLRCAGFSRPSWRRSTRRLQHTLGGWTEMALTSIGNIGAR, encoded by the exons atgtcatcCCTTTTGCAAAGTGGCAGGTGGAGAAACCATAGTATTCTGGAAAATCTAGATGAACTGGACAGTCCCAGGCCTGACAAATTCAAGAAGATGCCCTCATCCAGTTCCCTAAACACGCTGCGCATGACCCTTAGAAAACGGATGCCTCTGAAAGAGGTGAAAACCAACATCAACACCATGCCAAACTGGGACAATGTGCCTGCAATGAAAAAGCAACGCTCTCTGCAGTCCATGACTGTCACAGCTAAGAGTGTGTTTGGAGCAATGACGCAG aaaataacaaagaCTAGGCAAACCAAAACTCCGTACTTACTGGCCTCTCCAGAGCAAGTCAAAGCCTCCAAGAGACAGAATCGGACACCTGGAAGTGGTAAGAAGGGTAACACGCCAAGGAAATCTAACACGCCAAAGAAACGTGGCACACCAAGACGTTCCCATCACAGGCTGAGAGACGATGCCAGCCCAAGCGTCCAGTTCACCCCAAAATCCAGCAAGATCTCTCCTCACAGTAGCAGGAGGCCAAGCAGTTCACAGTGGAAAAGCTTTTCCAACTTggtggggaaagacaagttgccACTAAGGAGGTCTTCAAGAGCTGCAGCATTAAGAAGCCCATATTCTTCCCCAGTTGCTGTCATCACAAGGAG gCAATTTGACAAAGACCTTGAAGCTATCTCCACAGGAATCCGGCAGCTCAAGCGCCTCTCTAGGGTCTTTGACGATGCCATTTTGAAGGAAGAAAG AAAAGAAGCCATTTTGAACTATCACAGTTTAATGGCTAACAATTTACGTTGCGCCGGTTTCTCTCGGCCGTCTTGGAGAAGAAGCACGAGGAGACTTCAGCACACTCTTGGAGGCTGGACAGAAATGGCTTTAACCAGTATCGGCAACATTGGTGCCCGATGA
- the pimreg.L gene encoding PICALM interacting mitotic regulator L homeolog (The RefSeq protein has 2 substitutions, 1 non-frameshifting indel compared to this genomic sequence), with translation MSSLLQSGRWRNHSILENLDELDSPRPDKFKKLPSSSSLNTLRMTLRKRMPLKEVKTNINTMPNWDNVPAMKKQRSLQSMTVTAKSVFGAMTQKITKTRQTKTPYLLASPEQVKASKRQNRTPGSGKKGNTPRKSNTPKKRGTPRRSHHRLRDDASPSVQFTPKSSKISPHRSRRPSSSQWKSFSNLVGKDKLPLRRSSRAAALRSPYSSPVAVITRRQFDKDLEAISTGIRQLKRLSRVFDDAILKEESDMSLLIDN, from the exons atgtcatcCCTTTTGCAAAGTGGCAGGTGGAGAAACCATAGTATTCTGGAAAATCTAGATGAACTGGACAGTCCCAGGCCTGACAAATTCAAGAAGATGCCCTCATCCAGTTCCCTAAACACGCTGCGCATGACCCTTAGAAAACGGATGCCTCTGAAAGAGGTGAAAACCAACATCAACACCATGCCAAACTGGGACAATGTGCCTGCAATGAAAAAGCAACGCTCTCTGCAGTCCATGACTGTCACAGCTAAGAGTGTGTTTGGAGCAATGACGCAG aaaataacaaagaCTAGGCAAACCAAAACTCCGTACTTACTGGCCTCTCCAGAGCAAGTCAAAGCCTCCAAGAGACAGAATCGGACACCTGGAAGTGGTAAGAAGGGTAACACGCCAAGGAAATCTAACACGCCAAAGAAACGTGGCACACCAAGACGTTCCCATCACAGGCTGAGAGACGATGCCAGCCCAAGCGTCCAGTTCACCCCAAAATCCAGCAAGATCTCTCCTCACAGTAGCAGGAGGCCAAGCAGTTCACAGTGGAAAAGCTTTTCCAACTTggtggggaaagacaagttgccACTAAGGAGGTCTTCAAGAGCTGCAGCATTAAGAAGCCCATATTCTTCCCCAGTTGCTGTCATCACAAGGAG gCAATTTGACAAAGACCTTGAAGCTATCTCCACAGGAATCCGGCAGCTCAAGCGCCTCTCTAGGGTCTTTGACGATGCCATTTTGAAGGAAGAAAG CGACATGTCCCTTCTTCTCATTGATAACTGA